Proteins encoded by one window of Halorubrum ruber:
- a CDS encoding MFS transporter, translating into MAQFGNSVRLLGDREFAALAGTAFARSQAYSTILIALALYADLFGTTGFIEGLFGTAFAIVQLVIVLPLGRKVDTGNAKRWLLGGFLINVAVFVGFALVDSSVHIILVRMVQGLGASVLWITGATVIGEISPDDEQGRWLGSYNQFASFSSLAGDLVGGYLLYAYGFTETYLVLTLVTLAAFALVFAFLRDNPGGRKDPEDAGGIETFRSLLELPMLRALVFFRFTFSVGKMAVIIFLPIYARTTFGISAFAIGWIMAGGKATKALTQGFVGDLTDRYERTYLFVAVGALLYGVGTAIIPLAAYFEGTLAPVTVSYLGDSQTLGGAFFVLFGAYSLLGIADSIRLPASMSLFVSEGEQYDSVASAMSLRSVSWKVGQVVGPVLVGTTMDATTTETGFLLAAAFIAFATTGFAWQARAAHRADRDPGPAVPSDD; encoded by the coding sequence GTGGCCCAGTTCGGCAACTCGGTACGGCTGCTCGGGGACCGGGAGTTCGCGGCGCTCGCCGGGACCGCGTTCGCCCGTAGCCAGGCGTACTCGACGATCCTCATCGCCCTCGCGCTGTACGCGGACCTGTTCGGCACCACCGGGTTCATCGAAGGGCTGTTCGGCACCGCGTTCGCGATCGTCCAGTTGGTCATCGTCCTCCCGCTGGGCCGGAAGGTGGACACCGGCAACGCGAAGCGGTGGCTGCTCGGCGGCTTCCTGATCAACGTCGCCGTCTTCGTCGGCTTCGCCTTGGTCGACAGCTCGGTTCACATCATCCTCGTGCGGATGGTCCAGGGGCTCGGCGCGAGCGTTCTCTGGATCACGGGCGCGACGGTGATCGGCGAGATCAGCCCGGACGACGAGCAGGGGCGCTGGCTCGGCTCGTACAACCAGTTCGCCTCCTTCTCGTCGCTCGCGGGCGACCTCGTCGGCGGCTACCTGCTGTACGCGTACGGGTTCACGGAGACGTACCTCGTCTTGACCCTCGTCACGCTCGCCGCGTTCGCGCTCGTCTTCGCGTTCCTCCGCGACAACCCCGGCGGCCGGAAGGACCCCGAGGACGCGGGCGGGATAGAGACGTTCCGGTCGCTGCTGGAGCTCCCGATGTTGCGCGCGCTCGTCTTCTTCCGGTTCACCTTCAGCGTCGGCAAGATGGCGGTGATCATCTTCCTCCCCATCTACGCCCGGACGACGTTCGGCATCTCGGCGTTCGCCATCGGCTGGATCATGGCGGGCGGGAAGGCGACGAAGGCGCTCACGCAGGGGTTCGTCGGCGACCTCACCGACCGCTACGAGCGCACCTACCTGTTCGTCGCGGTCGGGGCGCTGCTGTACGGCGTCGGCACCGCGATCATCCCGCTCGCGGCGTACTTCGAGGGGACGCTCGCGCCGGTCACCGTCTCCTATCTCGGCGACTCCCAGACCCTCGGCGGGGCCTTCTTCGTGCTGTTCGGCGCCTACTCGCTGCTCGGAATCGCCGACTCGATCCGGCTGCCGGCGAGCATGTCGCTGTTCGTCAGCGAAGGGGAGCAGTACGACTCCGTCGCCAGCGCGATGAGCCTGCGCTCCGTCTCGTGGAAGGTCGGGCAGGTCGTCGGGCCCGTGCTCGTCGGCACCACGATGGACGCGACGACGACCGAGACGGGGTTCCTGCTCGCGGCCGCGTTCATCGCGTTCGCAACCACGGGCTTCGCGTGGCAGGCGCGGGCGGCCCACCGCGCGGACCGGGACCCGGGACCGGCGGTCCCGAGCGACGACTGA
- a CDS encoding substrate-binding domain-containing protein, which translates to MRRRQYVRALGLGGAASLAGCTNRTEERPSDLGSLTLATATTAYDSGLLPVLNRGYADRFGAAVESVVRGTGASLRTARDGDCDVVLVHARPLEDEFLREGHGINRRRVMVNDFLVVGPPDDPAGVAGAGPVSAFESIADAEATFLSRGDRSGTHIRERRIWNEAGVDPGGEWYLETGQGMGDTLTTARQSGAYTLVDRGTFLAVGGDGVLARHVDAGIDDPPPLLRNEYAVIPVNPARHDAAYALAMSYVGYLTGPGQSRIEEFRVDGERAFRPLARSAEPAFEQYVPSDWPE; encoded by the coding sequence ATGCGCCGTCGACAGTACGTGCGGGCGCTCGGCCTCGGCGGTGCCGCCTCGCTGGCCGGCTGTACGAATCGGACCGAGGAGCGCCCGTCCGACCTCGGCTCGCTGACGCTCGCCACTGCCACGACGGCGTACGACAGCGGGCTGCTCCCCGTCCTGAACCGAGGATACGCCGACCGGTTCGGCGCGGCCGTGGAGTCGGTCGTGCGCGGGACGGGCGCCTCGCTCCGCACCGCCCGGGACGGCGACTGCGACGTCGTGCTCGTCCACGCTCGCCCGCTGGAGGACGAGTTCCTCAGGGAGGGGCACGGGATCAATCGACGCCGGGTGATGGTCAACGACTTTCTGGTCGTCGGGCCGCCCGACGACCCCGCGGGCGTCGCCGGAGCGGGTCCCGTGTCGGCGTTCGAATCGATCGCCGACGCGGAGGCGACGTTCCTGTCGCGGGGTGATCGGTCGGGAACCCACATCCGCGAGCGCCGGATCTGGAACGAGGCTGGCGTCGATCCCGGCGGCGAGTGGTACCTCGAAACCGGTCAGGGAATGGGTGACACGCTGACGACCGCTCGGCAGTCGGGCGCCTACACCCTCGTCGACCGCGGCACCTTCCTCGCCGTGGGCGGCGACGGCGTCCTGGCCCGGCACGTCGACGCCGGTATCGACGACCCGCCGCCGCTCCTCCGGAACGAGTACGCCGTCATCCCGGTCAACCCCGCGCGACACGACGCGGCGTACGCGCTCGCCATGTCCTACGTCGGCTATCTCACCGGCCCCGGACAGTCGCGGATCGAGGAGTTCCGGGTCGACGGGGAACGGGCGTTCCGGCCGCTCGCCCGCTCGGCCGAACCCGCGTTCGAGCAGTACGTCCCGAGCGACTGGCCGGAGTAG
- the purH gene encoding bifunctional phosphoribosylaminoimidazolecarboxamide formyltransferase/IMP cyclohydrolase, with protein sequence MKIAGLASNRGRNLRHIADAAPGGAELSVVLTNREQAPVLGAATERRIPTEVVERDEGESRESHERRIVERLSDYDVDLVCLDGYMRVLTDEFLDAVPTTLNVHPSLLPAFPGTDAHEQVLEAGVRSTGCTVHVVTEEVDAGPVVTQEPIPVYEDDDADSLKARVLREAEFTAYPRAVRWFAEDRVTVERDADGNPKRVAVEGDVGGDFPERRFVSEERTASLRYGENPHQDAALYVDDGCEEASVVDADQLNPGAKGMGYNNYNDADAALDLVKEFDEPAAAVIKHTNPAGCAVGSDLADAYDRALRTDAKSAFGGIVALNRECDADTATAVADSFKEVVVAPGYTDSALDVLREKKNLRVLDVGPLGEGEDHFSERFTEKPIVGGRLVQERDRQSPTADDLEVVTEREPTDEQIETMLFAWKTLKHVKSNGILFATGTETVGVGMGQVSRVDAVTLAAMKAEKDAEGKSAEGAVMASDAFFPFPDAVEEAADAGIEAVIQPGGSVNDEDVIAAADERDIAMAFTGSRCFRHD encoded by the coding sequence ATGAAGATCGCGGGACTCGCGAGCAACCGGGGACGGAACCTCAGACACATCGCCGACGCCGCGCCCGGCGGGGCGGAGCTGTCGGTCGTCCTGACGAACCGCGAGCAGGCGCCCGTGTTAGGGGCCGCGACCGAGCGCCGGATCCCGACCGAGGTCGTCGAGCGCGACGAGGGCGAGTCGCGCGAGTCGCACGAGCGCCGGATCGTCGAGCGCCTCTCCGACTACGACGTCGACCTCGTCTGTCTGGACGGCTACATGCGCGTGCTGACCGACGAGTTCCTCGACGCCGTCCCGACGACGCTGAACGTCCACCCCTCGCTGCTCCCGGCGTTCCCCGGCACGGACGCCCACGAGCAGGTGCTGGAGGCGGGCGTCCGGTCCACCGGCTGTACGGTCCACGTCGTCACCGAAGAGGTCGACGCCGGCCCGGTCGTCACCCAGGAGCCGATCCCGGTGTACGAGGACGACGACGCCGACTCGCTGAAGGCCCGCGTCCTCCGCGAGGCGGAGTTCACGGCGTACCCGCGGGCGGTCCGCTGGTTCGCCGAGGACCGCGTGACCGTCGAGCGCGACGCCGACGGGAATCCGAAGCGCGTCGCCGTCGAGGGCGACGTGGGCGGCGACTTCCCCGAGCGGCGCTTCGTTTCGGAGGAGCGGACCGCCTCGCTGCGCTACGGCGAGAACCCGCATCAGGACGCCGCCCTGTACGTCGACGACGGCTGCGAGGAGGCCAGCGTCGTCGACGCGGACCAGCTGAACCCCGGCGCGAAAGGGATGGGGTACAACAACTACAACGACGCGGACGCCGCCCTCGACCTCGTCAAGGAGTTCGACGAGCCCGCGGCCGCGGTGATCAAGCACACGAACCCCGCGGGCTGCGCGGTCGGCTCGGACCTCGCGGACGCGTACGACCGCGCGCTGCGCACCGACGCGAAGTCGGCGTTCGGCGGCATCGTCGCGCTGAACCGCGAGTGCGACGCCGACACCGCCACCGCGGTCGCCGACTCGTTCAAGGAGGTCGTCGTCGCGCCCGGCTACACCGACAGCGCGCTCGACGTGCTCCGCGAGAAGAAGAACCTCCGCGTGCTCGATGTCGGGCCGCTCGGCGAGGGCGAGGACCACTTCTCCGAGCGGTTCACGGAGAAACCCATCGTCGGCGGGCGCCTCGTCCAGGAGCGCGACCGGCAGTCCCCGACCGCCGACGACTTGGAGGTCGTCACCGAGCGCGAGCCGACCGACGAGCAGATCGAGACGATGCTGTTCGCGTGGAAGACGCTGAAACACGTCAAGTCGAACGGGATCCTCTTCGCGACCGGCACCGAGACGGTCGGCGTCGGGATGGGGCAGGTGTCCCGCGTCGACGCCGTGACGCTCGCGGCGATGAAGGCCGAGAAGGACGCCGAGGGCAAGTCCGCCGAGGGCGCGGTGATGGCCTCGGACGCCTTCTTCCCGTTCCCGGACGCGGTCGAGGAGGCCGCGGACGCCGGCATCGAGGCCGTGATCCAGCCGGGCGGCTCCGTCAACGACGAGGACGTGATCGCCGCCGCCGACGAGCGCGACATAGCGATGGCGTTCACCGGGTCGCGCTGCTTCCGACACGACTGA
- the purB gene encoding adenylosuccinate lyase, producing MTDDSEPTAEATISGLSRSDPLAAVSPLDGRYAGRTAPLSPYASEAALMRARTRVEVEYLLALGALDAIPIGFDETTEAALSRIYEEFSAEDARLIKALETDGAAGYDATNHDVKAVEYFLRVRLAEIADENDSSLDDAESLYPWIHFGLTSEDVNNLAHRLLLKPAVSEVIVPAVREVRDALVELAQEHRDTPMLARTHGQPATPTTFGKEMAVYAARLGRALGRVVVANEDLSGKLAGASGTYAAHRAAYPDVDWRGFSESFVRGLELEHTALATQVNPCDDLAALFDALRGVNNVLLDLDLDAWLYVSDRYLGQEAVEGETGSSTMPHKVNPIDFENSEGNLSKANSDLTFLADYVTTSRLQRDLSDSTVKRNVGAALAHCLIGYSKAADGLAKVVPNETVMREELDATPEVIGEAVQTILRREGDTEAYERVKALSRGRSVTLDDFRDLFDDLDVDGEVRAELKALTPAGYTGVADGLVDEIDE from the coding sequence ATGACCGACGACTCCGAACCGACGGCCGAGGCCACCATCTCGGGGCTGTCCCGGTCGGACCCGCTCGCGGCCGTCTCGCCGCTCGACGGCCGGTACGCCGGCCGGACGGCGCCGCTGTCCCCGTACGCCAGCGAGGCCGCGCTGATGCGCGCGCGGACCCGCGTCGAGGTCGAGTACCTGCTCGCGCTGGGCGCGCTCGACGCGATCCCGATCGGCTTCGACGAGACGACGGAGGCCGCGCTCAGCCGGATCTACGAGGAGTTCTCGGCCGAGGACGCGCGCCTGATCAAGGCGCTGGAGACCGATGGCGCCGCGGGGTACGACGCGACCAACCACGACGTGAAGGCGGTCGAGTACTTCCTCCGGGTCCGGCTGGCCGAGATTGCCGATGAAAACGATTCCTCGCTCGACGACGCCGAGTCGCTGTACCCGTGGATCCACTTCGGGCTCACGAGCGAGGACGTGAACAACCTCGCGCACCGGCTCCTCCTCAAGCCTGCGGTGAGCGAGGTGATCGTCCCCGCGGTCCGCGAGGTGCGCGACGCCCTCGTCGAGTTGGCACAGGAACACCGCGACACGCCGATGCTGGCGCGCACGCACGGCCAGCCCGCGACGCCGACGACCTTCGGGAAGGAGATGGCCGTCTACGCCGCGCGGCTCGGCCGCGCACTGGGGCGGGTCGTCGTCGCGAACGAGGACCTCTCCGGGAAGCTCGCGGGGGCGTCCGGCACCTACGCCGCCCACCGCGCCGCCTACCCCGACGTCGACTGGCGAGGGTTCTCCGAGTCGTTCGTGCGCGGCCTCGAGTTGGAACACACCGCACTCGCGACGCAGGTGAACCCCTGCGACGACCTCGCGGCGCTGTTCGACGCGCTTCGCGGCGTCAACAACGTCCTCCTCGACTTGGACCTCGACGCGTGGCTGTACGTCTCCGACCGCTACCTCGGGCAGGAGGCCGTCGAGGGCGAGACGGGGTCGTCGACGATGCCCCACAAGGTGAACCCGATCGACTTCGAGAACAGCGAGGGGAACCTCTCGAAGGCGAACTCCGACCTCACCTTCCTCGCCGACTACGTGACGACCTCGCGGCTCCAGCGCGACCTCTCCGACTCCACTGTCAAGCGCAACGTCGGCGCCGCGCTCGCCCACTGCCTGATCGGCTACTCGAAGGCCGCGGACGGACTCGCGAAGGTCGTTCCGAACGAGACCGTCATGCGCGAGGAGCTGGACGCGACCCCCGAGGTCATCGGCGAGGCGGTCCAGACGATCCTCCGCCGCGAGGGCGACACCGAGGCCTACGAGCGCGTGAAGGCGCTCTCCCGCGGCCGGTCGGTGACGCTCGACGACTTCCGCGACCTCTTCGACGATCTCGACGTCGACGGCGAGGTCCGCGCGGAGCTGAAGGCGCTGACGCCCGCCGGCTACACCGGCGTCGCCGACGGGCTCGTCGACGAGATCGACGAGTAG
- a CDS encoding RNA-guided endonuclease TnpB family protein translates to MVTVTVTAKFHNPSLSRRKEWQRATRLYRDTKQFCIDGWENGDFGKSVTTATIDNDLYSAIQNQAIREAKSDHNKDGEVRYRESQPFAINNQNWQIDTTENGTVVVGFPCVSQWWYTPIEVYDDIADPVDRLVEGDADKTRLQIYRRGDDWYCTFNVEYDTDTSGETPIGVDIGERHILAVTAYGEDESMLVSGGEAKYVRRKYRSLRDSLSEAGALRARNRVGDKEQRRIKDLNHKLSRRLITFAEQFENPVIRIEDLEGIRGDSSWSGVHSWHFHQLQQFITYKAERAGIRVEKVDAYHTSQQCSACGSMGTRDGDHFSCSECGRGRHADLNASENIAQREGEPCTA, encoded by the coding sequence ATGGTCACGGTGACTGTCACCGCGAAGTTCCACAATCCATCCCTCTCACGGCGGAAAGAGTGGCAACGCGCCACTCGACTCTACCGTGACACCAAGCAATTCTGTATCGATGGATGGGAGAACGGCGACTTCGGGAAGTCCGTGACCACGGCCACCATCGACAACGACCTCTACTCGGCCATTCAGAACCAAGCCATCCGTGAGGCGAAATCCGACCACAACAAGGACGGGGAAGTTCGCTACCGAGAGAGTCAACCGTTCGCCATCAACAACCAGAACTGGCAGATCGACACGACCGAGAACGGCACAGTCGTCGTCGGCTTCCCGTGCGTCTCCCAATGGTGGTACACACCGATAGAGGTGTACGACGATATTGCCGACCCCGTAGACCGACTGGTTGAGGGTGACGCTGACAAGACCCGCCTACAGATCTACCGTCGCGGCGACGACTGGTACTGTACGTTCAACGTGGAATACGACACCGATACGTCGGGTGAGACGCCTATCGGTGTCGATATTGGCGAACGGCATATCCTCGCTGTGACCGCCTACGGTGAGGACGAATCAATGCTGGTGTCTGGTGGTGAGGCGAAGTACGTTCGACGCAAATATCGTTCCCTACGCGATTCGCTCTCGGAAGCGGGTGCGCTTCGCGCACGTAACCGTGTAGGTGACAAAGAACAGCGTCGAATCAAAGACCTGAATCACAAACTCTCCCGTCGCCTCATCACGTTCGCGGAACAGTTCGAGAATCCTGTCATCCGGATAGAAGACCTCGAAGGTATCCGCGGGGACAGTTCGTGGTCGGGCGTTCACTCGTGGCATTTCCACCAACTCCAACAGTTCATCACATACAAAGCCGAGCGGGCTGGGATCCGCGTCGAGAAGGTCGATGCGTACCATACCAGCCAACAGTGTTCGGCGTGTGGTTCGATGGGAACCCGTGATGGCGACCACTTTTCGTGTTCGGAGTGCGGTCGAGGACGCCACGCGGACCTGAACGCTTCAGAGAACATCGCACAACGGGAGGGTGAACCATGTACGGCGTAG
- a CDS encoding zinc ribbon domain-containing protein translates to MPSDNDEETEYSVFGDEPNDEWDDAGDGDRAAPDSAHTGERPESLAAGDDGCPKCGGTETETDEIATSGTGLTKMFDVQNRRFVVVSCAECGYSELYKGQSSGNAIDFFLG, encoded by the coding sequence ATGCCCTCCGACAACGACGAGGAGACGGAGTACTCCGTCTTCGGCGACGAACCGAACGACGAATGGGACGACGCGGGGGACGGCGATCGCGCCGCTCCCGACTCGGCTCACACGGGAGAACGGCCCGAGTCGCTGGCTGCCGGAGACGACGGCTGCCCGAAGTGCGGCGGCACCGAGACGGAGACCGACGAGATCGCCACCAGCGGCACCGGCCTCACCAAGATGTTCGACGTCCAGAACCGGCGGTTCGTCGTCGTCTCCTGCGCGGAGTGCGGCTACTCCGAGCTGTACAAGGGCCAGTCGTCCGGCAACGCCATCGACTTCTTCCTCGGTTAG
- a CDS encoding sensor domain-containing protein, translating into MVSLRPLAALPVVGVIADGRTYRHLLYLLIAVPLGFLYSGIGSFALVFGVLLSVVLVGIGLLIAAVVGSRLVAGLERWLANRLLGTDLSAADDLPAAANDGSAGATATVRAYLSAPSTWRGLGFISLKFWVTVVAFAPLAVLAQALSLVGAPVRYPYETTFGEVNGEPAVWAIDTAPEAALAAGLGAVGLLVGLHLTNLIAGGTRLMAVALLGEDVGSGDRPPGDAGRVTVDGDAADREGDTGRNRDGDRDSEEKTESGEESDSDADGFEFDADPADPDADRDDRD; encoded by the coding sequence ATGGTCTCCCTCCGACCGCTCGCAGCCCTCCCCGTCGTCGGCGTCATCGCCGACGGGCGCACGTATCGTCACCTGCTGTACCTGCTGATCGCGGTTCCGCTAGGGTTCCTCTACTCGGGAATCGGATCGTTTGCGCTCGTCTTCGGGGTCCTCCTCTCGGTCGTCCTCGTCGGGATCGGCCTCCTGATCGCGGCTGTCGTCGGCTCGCGGCTCGTCGCCGGGCTCGAACGCTGGCTGGCGAACCGCCTGCTCGGCACCGACCTATCCGCGGCGGACGACCTCCCGGCCGCCGCCAACGACGGCTCGGCGGGCGCGACGGCGACCGTTCGTGCCTACCTGTCGGCGCCGTCGACGTGGCGCGGGCTCGGGTTCATCTCGCTGAAGTTCTGGGTCACCGTGGTGGCGTTCGCGCCGCTCGCCGTCCTCGCGCAGGCGCTCTCACTCGTCGGCGCCCCCGTCCGGTACCCGTACGAGACGACGTTCGGCGAGGTGAACGGCGAGCCGGCGGTGTGGGCGATCGACACCGCGCCCGAGGCCGCCCTCGCCGCGGGGCTCGGGGCCGTCGGCCTGCTCGTCGGCCTCCACCTGACGAACCTGATCGCGGGCGGCACCCGACTGATGGCCGTCGCGCTGCTCGGCGAGGACGTCGGGAGCGGCGACCGCCCGCCGGGCGACGCCGGGCGCGTCACCGTCGACGGCGACGCGGCCGATCGCGAGGGCGATACCGGCCGGAACCGCGACGGCGACCGCGATTCGGAGGAAAAGACCGAGTCGGGCGAGGAGTCCGACTCGGACGCTGACGGCTTCGAGTTCGACGCAGACCCCGCCGACCCCGACGCGGACCGGGACGACCGAGACTGA
- a CDS encoding metal-dependent hydrolase, which translates to MPSTVVHAGFALLLAAGLLGAYYDRRALAVLLVVLVLPEADSFLGVVMAGAHRTVGHNFVLPAVAALGLYYDTRVRERSVVRERLSPRWVAVAWGAVFVHVFAHVALDWTHLDGVNAFWPLRDRFFQLNGEVLYSTADGFVQTFVDVRVDPETGSRTVDAGAGGTSESVHVSNPVQPRDPDVDVEEPVDRRFPVASSGWRLYLVGLGLFALGARRLQGDGVGDGE; encoded by the coding sequence ATGCCCTCGACGGTCGTCCACGCCGGGTTCGCGCTGCTGCTCGCGGCCGGACTACTCGGCGCGTACTACGACCGGCGGGCGCTCGCGGTCCTGCTGGTCGTCCTCGTCCTGCCGGAGGCGGACAGCTTCCTCGGGGTGGTCATGGCGGGCGCGCACCGCACCGTCGGGCACAACTTCGTCCTCCCCGCGGTCGCCGCGTTAGGGCTGTACTACGACACGCGCGTCCGCGAGCGGTCGGTCGTCCGCGAGCGGCTCTCGCCGCGGTGGGTCGCGGTCGCGTGGGGGGCCGTCTTCGTCCACGTCTTCGCGCACGTCGCGCTCGACTGGACGCACCTCGACGGGGTGAACGCGTTCTGGCCGCTCCGCGACCGCTTCTTCCAGCTAAACGGGGAGGTTCTCTACTCGACGGCCGACGGGTTCGTCCAGACGTTCGTCGACGTGCGCGTCGACCCGGAGACGGGGTCGCGGACGGTCGACGCGGGCGCCGGCGGCACCAGCGAGTCCGTCCACGTCAGCAACCCGGTCCAGCCGCGCGACCCGGACGTCGACGTCGAGGAGCCGGTCGACCGGCGGTTCCCGGTCGCGAGCAGCGGGTGGCGGCTCTACCTGGTCGGGCTGGGGCTGTTCGCGCTCGGCGCCCGACGGCTCCAGGGGGACGGCGTCGGGGACGGGGAGTGA
- a CDS encoding phytoene desaturase family protein, whose protein sequence is MTPQPDAGLSDAAEPLAGESIAVVGAGFGGLSAASYLADAGADVTLFERNDHPGGYAGRIERDGFRIDTGPSWYLMPEVFDRFFEHFGRSTDDYYDLIELDPLYEVIWKDGDRASMPADREGQKALFESYEPGAGEVLDDYLADAAEAYELGMDRFVYPSRSRLRDMVDADVFRSGRALPKLREMDDYVSDYFDSEKLRQIAEYKLVFLGGSPYNTPAIYTLMSHVDMNLGVYHPVGGIASVVDAMADLARELGVSIRTSEPVTAIEPSVAASVPKFTVETERRRGDGDPPATARSDRFDRVVANAPPPHVERDLLPEGTVDRESYWESRTYAPSAYLAYLGVEGDVDLDHHTLVFPTDWRPHFDAIFDDPAWPDDPAYYVHVPSKTDPEAAPDGHEAVFLLVPLAAGLADDPETRERFRDLVFDDLAEHAGVDFRDRIVFEETACVSDFRKRFNAPRGTALALSHTLEQTGPLRPAHRAPGVDGLYYVGAYTNPGIGMPMCLLSGEHVAEAVVEDATGGGVLPSVVPTSTLR, encoded by the coding sequence ATGACACCCCAACCGGACGCGGGCCTGTCGGACGCCGCGGAGCCGCTGGCCGGGGAGTCGATCGCGGTCGTCGGCGCCGGGTTCGGCGGTCTCTCCGCGGCCAGCTACCTCGCCGACGCCGGGGCGGACGTGACGCTGTTCGAGCGCAACGACCACCCCGGCGGGTACGCCGGGCGGATCGAGCGCGACGGGTTCCGGATCGACACCGGGCCGTCGTGGTATCTCATGCCGGAGGTGTTCGACCGGTTCTTCGAGCACTTCGGGCGGTCGACCGACGACTACTACGACCTGATCGAGTTGGACCCGCTGTACGAGGTGATCTGGAAGGACGGCGACCGCGCGTCGATGCCGGCCGACCGAGAGGGACAGAAGGCGCTGTTCGAGTCCTACGAGCCGGGCGCGGGAGAGGTCTTGGACGACTACCTCGCCGACGCCGCGGAGGCGTACGAGCTCGGTATGGACCGGTTCGTCTACCCGAGCCGATCGCGGCTGCGCGACATGGTCGACGCCGACGTGTTCCGGTCCGGGCGTGCGCTGCCGAAGCTCCGCGAGATGGACGACTACGTCAGCGACTACTTCGACAGCGAGAAGCTGCGCCAGATCGCGGAGTACAAGCTTGTCTTCCTCGGCGGGTCGCCGTACAACACGCCCGCGATCTACACGCTGATGAGCCACGTCGACATGAATCTCGGCGTCTACCACCCGGTCGGGGGGATCGCGAGCGTCGTCGACGCGATGGCCGACCTCGCCCGCGAGCTCGGCGTCTCAATCCGAACGAGCGAGCCGGTGACCGCGATCGAGCCGTCGGTCGCCGCGTCCGTCCCGAAGTTCACTGTCGAGACGGAGCGGCGCCGGGGAGACGGCGATCCGCCTGCGACGGCGCGGAGCGACCGCTTCGATCGCGTGGTCGCGAACGCGCCCCCGCCGCACGTCGAGCGCGACCTCCTTCCGGAGGGGACCGTCGACCGCGAGTCCTACTGGGAGTCGCGGACGTACGCGCCCTCGGCGTACCTCGCGTACCTCGGCGTCGAGGGCGACGTGGACTTAGACCACCATACCCTCGTGTTCCCGACCGACTGGCGCCCCCACTTCGACGCCATCTTCGACGACCCGGCGTGGCCCGACGACCCCGCGTACTACGTCCACGTCCCCTCGAAGACTGACCCCGAGGCGGCGCCCGACGGCCACGAGGCCGTCTTCCTCCTCGTGCCGCTGGCGGCCGGGTTAGCGGACGACCCGGAGACGCGCGAGCGGTTCCGCGACTTAGTGTTCGACGACCTCGCCGAACACGCTGGCGTCGACTTCCGCGACCGGATCGTCTTCGAGGAGACCGCCTGCGTCTCCGACTTCCGAAAGCGGTTCAACGCGCCGCGCGGAACCGCGCTGGCGCTGTCGCACACGCTCGAACAGACGGGGCCGCTGCGCCCCGCGCACCGCGCGCCCGGCGTCGACGGCCTCTACTACGTCGGGGCGTACACCAACCCCGGCATCGGGATGCCGATGTGCCTGCTCAGCGGCGAACACGTCGCCGAGGCGGTCGTCGAGGACGCGACCGGCGGCGGCGTGCTCCCGTCGGTCGTCCCGACGTCGACGCTGCGGTGA